The Henckelia pumila isolate YLH828 chromosome 2, ASM3356847v2, whole genome shotgun sequence genome includes a window with the following:
- the LOC140881329 gene encoding protein OSB2, chloroplastic-like, giving the protein MNLLAKAKSSARLFIPSPSSRKHPFFINHITSLQQSNLYSTKITDKTQKAQQSSNPKTQKSSEPASSFSQRVKKQVEELTLWARPREIPYQAKVANFVNIIGRVKIPVKFETSSDGKHWAATIISQDKNSLLIPVVFEGDLAHVVARHVKENDCVFVSGQLSVDPVRLVLSESLGKFHVVAENLNFVEGLKMTISNYTGKKKEVATSDVEMDKPFSPEAKTLKVNISSESGYDGGDGHASLNSAWRDSLEHSKMTSMGRTNERGSGNSAPGFVKSPVFDDSEAATPVQSLQGGNKAEMVFNDNSKLEKEKEMSGGTTSKHKDGDSWRDLVINPLQWWDYREHKSNGLVKEKFPDFKHKATGESLWINGAPEWVLAGLGKLEFDVKPIYAKKQQPAGPGTDEIKRDEKGGDSWKNLVENPDKWWDNRPNKKNPKAPDFKHKETGEVLWLNRSPDWALSRLPPLRDGQISRSF; this is encoded by the coding sequence ATGAATCTCTTAGCTAAAGCGAAATCATCGGCCCGCCTTTTCATTCCTTCTCCTTCATCAAGAAAgcatccctttttcatcaaccACATTACTTCCCTTCAACAATCCAATCTCTATTCTACCAAAATTACTGATAAGACCCAGAAAGCACAGCAATCTAGCAATCCTAAAACGCAGAAATCTTCTGAACCAGCCTCGAGTTTTTCTCAGAGAGTCAAGAAACAAGTGGAGGAACTCACTCTCTGGGCTCGGCCGAGAGAGATTCCATATCAAGCAAAGGTTGCGAATTTTGTGAATATAATTGGTCGTGTGAAGATTCCTGTGAAGTTCGAGACCTCTTCTGATGGGAAACACTGGGCTGCGACGATCATTTCGCAAGATAAGAACTCTTTGTTGATTCCGGTTGTGTTTGAGGGTGATTTGGCTCATGTTGTGGCTCGTCATGTGAAGGAGAatgattgtgtttttgtttctgGACAGCTGAGTGTGGATCCAGTGCGATTGGTGTTGAGCGAGAGTCTTGGGAAGTTTCATGTCGTGGCGGAAAATCTTAACTTTGTTGAGGGACTGAAAATGACTATTTCGAATTATACGGGGAAGAAAAAAGAAGTTGCAACTTCTGATGTAGAAATGGATAAGCCTTTTAGTCCCGAGGCTAAAACGTTAAAGGTGAACATTTCTTCTGAAAGTGGCTATGATGGGGGCGATGGTCATGCTTCTCTAAATTCGGCATGGAGGGACTCGTTGGAACACTCAAAGATGACGAGTATGGGCAGGACAAATGAACGGGGTTCTGGGAATTCTGCTCCGGGTTTTGTTAAATCACCAGTTTTTGATGATTCGGAGGCAGCAACACCCGTTCAATCTTTGCAAGGTGGAAACAAAGCCGAAATGGTTTTCAACGATAACTCTAAACTGGAAAAAGAGAAGGAGATGAGTGGAGGGACTACTAGCAAACATAAAGATGGGGATTCTTGGAGGGATCTTGTCATAAATCCCTTGCAGTGGTGGGATTATCGTGAGCACAAATCTAATGGATTGGTTAAAGAAAAATTCCCAGATTTTAAACATAAGGCAACTGGTGAGAGTCTTTGGATCAATGGGGCTCCAGAATGGGTGTTGGCTGGACTTGGAAAACTGGAGTTTGATGTGAAACCAATCTATGCTAAGAAACAACAACCAGCAGGTCCAGGGACTGATGAAATAAAAAGGGACGAAAAGGGTGGTGATTCTTGGAAGAACTTGGTGGAGAATCCAGATAAATGGTGGGATAACAGACCAAACAAGAAGAATCCAAAAGCTCCTGACTTCAAGCACAAAGAGACTGGAGAAGTGTTGTGGTTAAACAGGTCACCAGATTGGGCCTTGTCAAGGTTACCACCGTTGCGAGATGGCCAAATTTCTCGAAGCTTCTGA
- the LOC140878110 gene encoding uncharacterized protein, with translation MPVSSPSRAGAENFPPPLMRFLKRDLGSRSSGRPRASPMLIAKKNAAGVIETTQEPSSPKVTCFGQVSARRSANAKAKAAASHRPWWRHKKALSCSKVGSRFGSWFLFCKSCYCKKVDAREDSFRANTNQKCQKNDNGASVNKSDDDSSSSSSSSSENEVGGVKREKLGVGIQESAKDFVFCPPKNALILTRCRSAPYRSSSLAARIWGSPFEPAGTEAAKTEIEAKTEQESHPSPEKAAEESRISPGNSTKLETEKNANTESNDQDSKGTEGGEVVHPLVLTRSKSEPARTGERLNPERSFG, from the coding sequence ATGCCAGTCTCGAGTCCAAGCAGGGCTGGGGCCGAAAATTTTCCTCCGCCATTGATGAGGTTCTTGAAAAGAGATTTGGGAAGCAGAAGCAGCGGCAGGCCACGTGCAAGCCCGATGCTGATAGCCAAAAAGAACGCGGCTGGTGTGATTGAAACTACGCAAGAGCCATCTTCTCCTAAAGTAACTTGCTTTGGTCAAGTCTCTGCTCGCCGCTCCGCCAATGCGAAGGCCAAAGCCGCCGCAAGCCACCGTCCCTGGTGGCGGCACAAGAAAGCCTTGTCTTGCAGCAAAGTTGGTTCAAGATTTGGCAGCTGGTTTTTGTTCTGTAAGTCTTGTTATTGCAAGAAAGTGGATGCAAGAGAGGATTCTTTCAGGGCTAATACCAATCAGAAATGCCAAAAGAATGACAATGGTGCTTCGGTTAATAAAAGCGATGATgatagtagtagtagtagtagtagtagtagcgAGAATGAGGTTGGCGGTGTAAAACGTGAAAAGCTTGGAGTTGGGATTCAAGAAAGTGCCAAAGATTTCGTTTTTTGCCCACCCAAAAATGCACTAATCTTGACTAGATGCAGATCTGCTCCTTACAGATCTTCATCTTTGGCAGCAAGAATCTGGGGGTCTCCATTTGAACCTGCTGGAACAGAAGCGGCCAAAACTGAAATCGAGGCAAAAACAGAGCAAGAATCTCATCCCTCTCCAGAGAAAGCGGCGGAGGAATCAAGAATTAGCCCCGGAAACAGTACGAAGTTGGAAACTGAAAaaaatgcaaatacagaaagtAATGATCAAGATTCGAAGGGAACTGAAGGAGGTGAAGTAGTTCATCCTTTAGTACTGACGAGAAGTAAATCAGAACCAGCAAGAACAGGTGAGAGGCTTAATCCAGAGCGCAGTTTTGGTTGA
- the LOC140882631 gene encoding DNA-binding protein S1FA-like produces MDYEPDFDDRAPPSFDRMKNVAQDLEAKGFNPGLIVLLVIGGLLLAFLIGNYALYTYAQKNFPQKKKKPVSKKKMKKERLKQGVSAPGE; encoded by the exons ATGGATTACGAACCAGATTTTGACGATCGCGCGCCTCCGTCTTTTGATCGAATG AAAAATGTTGCCCAGGACCTTGAAGCGAAGGGATTCAACCCAGGCTTGATTGTCCTGCTTGTCATAGGTGGGCTGCTCTTAGCATTCCTTATTGGAAACTATGCTCTCTACACATATGCCCAGAAAAACTTCCCTCAGAAGAAAAAGAAGCCTGTTTCAAAAAAGAAGATGAAGAAGGAAAGGCTGAAGCAAGGAGTATCGGCTCCAGGAGAATAG